Proteins from a single region of Engystomops pustulosus chromosome 5, aEngPut4.maternal, whole genome shotgun sequence:
- the MARCHF11 gene encoding E3 ubiquitin-protein ligase MARCHF11 isoform X2 translates to MQKGELLNPCRCDGSVRYTHQLCLLKWISERGSWTCELCCYRYHVIAIKMKKPCQWQRITVTLVEKVQMIAVILGSLFLVSSVTWLLWSAFSPYALWQRRDILFQICYGMYGFMDLVCIGLIIHEGAAVYKVFRRWRAVNLHWDVLNYDKATDIEESSRAVPSTSRTMWLPLSAFRPRTMVHPTRLSSPRLQCGYVLLHLFNRMRTPPEESIEDSTSGEVVMRVTSV, encoded by the exons GGTGAGTTACTCAATCCTTGTCGTTGTGATGGATCTGTGAGATATACACATCAACTCTGCCTATTGAAATGGATTAGTGAAAGAGGATCGTGGACCTGTGAACTGTGCTGCTATAGATATCACGTCATagcaattaaaatgaaaaaaccttGTCAG TGGCAGCGAATTACAGTGACATTGGTGGAAAAAGTCCAAATGATTGCAGTCATTCTCGGATCACTGTTCCTAGTATCAAGCGTAACGTGGCTACTCTGGTCTGCCTTTAGCCCTTATGCATTATGGCAAAGAAGGGACATTCTTTTTCAGATATGCTATGGCATGTATGGTTTTATGGACCTAGTATGTATAG GTTTAATTATCCACGAAGGAGCAGCTGTTTACAAGGTCTTCAGAAGATGGAGAGCTGTAAACCTTCATTGGGATGTGTTAAATTATGACAAAGCAACAGACATAGAAGAAAGCAGTCGTGCTGTGCCTTCAACCAGTAGGACAATGTGGCTACCATTATCTGCATTTCGACCCAGGACAATGGTTCATCCTACACGTTTAAGCTCTCCCAGGCTGCAGTGTGGATATGTATTGCTACATTTATTCAACAGAATGAGAACTCCTCCTGAAGAATCCATAGAGGATAGTACGTCTGGTGAGGTTGTCATGAGAGTGACCTCCGTATAA